In Haliscomenobacter hydrossis DSM 1100, the DNA window AACTGGTCAAAGATCACACCGACGATTTTTATGGATTCCAGTACCGCTACGTCGGCAATTCTCCACGGATTCGGGCTTTGCTGCGGCCCAGTTTTTGGAATAACTTCCACATCTTTCCACTGACATCAGTAGGTGAAACCCTGCGTCATGACCTGAACCAGCGCCTGAAGCTTGGCAGAGAGGTTGTTTCGGCTTCTCTCGGTGTCAATGAGCAGAAATTAATGGCTTTACCCGTTTTATTGGGGTCGGGTTTATTGCTGATCGACAGCCTGGAAAAAACGCTGAACGGCCGAGTATACACGGAAACTTGGCTCAATGAATTGATAGAAGCCTATGTCCCGCTCAAAAATTTGTTTCGGGCGCACGAAGATGATGCCGCAATAGTAGGAGGCAGCGGTTGCAGCGCGTATTACAACATCAATGCTTCCTTTATGGATGGCGGCGGCGGAAGTAGCGGCTGCGGTGGAGGGGGCGGATGTAGTGGTGATAGCGGCGGCGGGTGCAGCGGCGGTAGCGGCTGTGGTGGTGGTGGTTGCGGCGGCGGAGGTTGTGGTAGTTAAACGGTTTTTAAGTTTTAGGTTTTAAGTTGTCGCACTTCGGCTCCGCTCGGCGACCGACAACTTAAAACCTAAAACGTTAAACCTAAAACCTTAAACTTTCACCGTTTGGAAAAACTCGCTCGGCGACTGGTTCGTGATCTTTTTAAACGAGCGGTTAAACGCCGTTTTAGAGTTAAATCCCACCTCAAAAGCGATACTCAGCAAGGTGTAGTGCTGAAAATGCGGATCTTCCATCCTACGCTTGAACTCCTCGATGCGGTAGGTATTGATGAAGTCAAAAAAGTTGATGTCGTAGCCCTCGTTGATCACTTTGGAGAGCAAATAGGGGGGCAGTTTGAGCATACCCGCTAATTCGTTGAGGGTCAGCTTGGGGTTGACGTAGGGTTTGTGCTGCAACATGTAAGCCTCCACTTGTTGCTTGAGGCGTTGGAGGTTTTCATCGCTGAGGTCTTCCGATTTTTTATCGCTCAAATGGCCCGCTTTGACCTCTTTAATGGGCAGCTCAGGCGTTGCATTGAACAGTGAAACCGGCTGCGCTACCTTGAAGATTTCAGGCTGATGAATGGCAAAATAACCCAAAAGATGGGGGATGAATGAAAAAATGAGCCAGATGAGGTCGGCACTTTTTTCGGTGAACAACCAAATTTCGCGGTGGTTGAGGTAGCCAATTGCGGCGACCACCAAAGTAAAAGCCCAGAGGAGCAGGCAGACCCCGGTAATGATCAGCACCGTGAGCAAAAAATGCAGGTTTTCTTCGTAAGAGTAACTGCGTTGGGATTGTTTGCGGTAACCCTGGATGGAATGCAAGCACAGGTAAGTATAAAAGGCATTCGAAAACCACCCAAACACGGCTACCGCGTTGACCGCCCACCAACCTTGTGCATCGTGACTGACCACGTCCACTTTTAGGGCAGCAACTTCCGCCAATAAAAAGGGCGTGTAGGCAAAAATTTGCAAAGCGCTGGGGATAAAATGGAGCAGTACTTTGGGCGAAAACTGGTCGCTCTGAAACAATAGTCGCCGCACATACAAATAAAACGCCGGAGGATAAGCCAGCAATAAAAAGTCTGGCACAAACTGCAAAAAAGGAAAAACCTGCGCAATGTCCCGTTGATTGCCAATGGTGCGGATCAGCAAGATACAGGATACAAAAAACAACAGAAATACCAGCCAGCGATTGGCTTTGCGGTTAAAATCCTGAATGGTAGGAATGGCCAGCACCAACAGGAAACCCTGCAGTGCGGCAAACAAAATAAAAATATCGTACCAGGCAAAAGCCAGGAAATTACCCGATCCGGAAAGGTCTTCCCAGGTGGCAATTTCAAATTCCAGGGGCTGATTGGCGCGAATTTTACTGCGAAAAAGCACCCGATTGGGGCGCATGCGGCCATTTTCTTGCCCTTCCACCGAACTCCAGGTGCCCCGGGTAAATTTGAATTCAATACGTTCTAACTCCGTAGAAAAATTGACCTGATAGGTTCCGTTGGCCTGGCGATGCAGGCGATGGGCTTCGTCGCGGGGGTTCCAGTTGTTGAAATTGCCAGCCAGGTAAAGGGTAGCATCGTGGGGGGTATTGTAGGGAATTTGTTTGATGACCATTTGGTAAAAGGCCCGCTTTTCCCAACCCCTTAATGCTATTTCAATGGTGGTTTGGCCAGGTTTGTAGTTGAATTGTCGGCTGGGAATAAACACTCCGGTGGAATCACTTTCTACATAAGCCCAGCTGCCCTGGGTGAGTTTGTATTCGAAGTGTTCATATTCTTGTACCAGCTCAATGAAGTAGGTGTTAGCGTCCTTTTGGGTGAGTTTAAAAGCGGGATCACCCGGATTCCAGTTGTTGAAACTGGCAGCCAAATACAGCCCAGACTCCGGCAGGGGCAAGGGGTTTTTCACCTTTACCTCGATGCGGATTTTACAGAATCCCAGCGCCACTGTACACAGGAATAGGCAAATAAGGGCTGCTCTTTTCATTTTTTACAACGATTGGGGTAAAGTTAGTGAATTGTTGAGAAAGTTGATCGTAATGAAGAGGGGTTAAGCCACCAACTCGACAGGAAAATTGCAATGTTTGACTTTTGTCAAACATTCTTCTCTAAAACCTGCACACCTTTGTTGTACCTCCCTTGCAAAGCAATTTGCGCATTCAATCCATTTCTCATTCGCGTATTAATTTCCCATGAAGAAGCATCTTTTCTCCGTGCCAAGGCTGGTATTGTTGGGTGTTCTATTTGCACTGCTTGCTTGCGATTCGAGCATCCATAGTGAAACAGACAATCCCGATTTATTGCGTCAGGCTCTTGAGCTGGAGCGTCGCCATTGCCAACTCCAAGCAAGTATCGACAGTTTGTGGGACACCACATCTGACCAACTGGCAACTGCAATGCCTGCTGAGTTTCCTGCGATCGATCGCGCTATTTTTTTGAAAGCCCGCAACGCCGATCACATGCGGATGTTCATGTCCTTCAAACAACTCGACCACAAGTCACAAACCTTGGTCAATAAAGCAGGTGAATACGATAAAATTCTGGCTGAGAAAGTCCATATTTTATTGGTAGAGAGGCGAATATTTGAGCGTCAAAAAAACCAGTTCTTGCAGCAATTGGCCCAAAAAGACCTGGCCGAAAGCCGAAATT includes these proteins:
- a CDS encoding helix-turn-helix domain-containing protein, with the protein product MKRAALICLFLCTVALGFCKIRIEVKVKNPLPLPESGLYLAASFNNWNPGDPAFKLTQKDANTYFIELVQEYEHFEYKLTQGSWAYVESDSTGVFIPSRQFNYKPGQTTIEIALRGWEKRAFYQMVIKQIPYNTPHDATLYLAGNFNNWNPRDEAHRLHRQANGTYQVNFSTELERIEFKFTRGTWSSVEGQENGRMRPNRVLFRSKIRANQPLEFEIATWEDLSGSGNFLAFAWYDIFILFAALQGFLLVLAIPTIQDFNRKANRWLVFLLFFVSCILLIRTIGNQRDIAQVFPFLQFVPDFLLLAYPPAFYLYVRRLLFQSDQFSPKVLLHFIPSALQIFAYTPFLLAEVAALKVDVVSHDAQGWWAVNAVAVFGWFSNAFYTYLCLHSIQGYRKQSQRSYSYEENLHFLLTVLIITGVCLLLWAFTLVVAAIGYLNHREIWLFTEKSADLIWLIFSFIPHLLGYFAIHQPEIFKVAQPVSLFNATPELPIKEVKAGHLSDKKSEDLSDENLQRLKQQVEAYMLQHKPYVNPKLTLNELAGMLKLPPYLLSKVINEGYDINFFDFINTYRIEEFKRRMEDPHFQHYTLLSIAFEVGFNSKTAFNRSFKKITNQSPSEFFQTVKV